The Synechocystis sp. PCC 7509 genome includes a window with the following:
- a CDS encoding transglutaminase domain-containing protein — translation MNPVNSVSLSNDTSGRRRTIRPIGAAAIAGITFLGDRLLAIDTVKGHLLQIDPTNDNTTILNTLQAADFVDVTGLCLWEDTLWFAQGDTVYFCPKGEFQLKSFVTLPYQADGVAVWESTVYVTCQKAGYILIYDRNTRRQITKFYAPGVGIENITIRGEEIWVSDITEQTVYCLDRATGAIKFSVLTPFERPTGLAFHTNSETNVSTLYIAYAGEEAYIRDNPNADPSHELTYRDRTFIHPLDFHFNPQGRFALSNGYLIEASYVEEIAPLEEVDIKQVEWRIALPSESDRQKVRSIESVGVPFITEEVSGQKVAVFKFDSLKPGERHIFGWKALIEVRSIKYRLTPKDIEKIPELDKEMTLRYLVDDDDLAMDTPIVTRAAREAIGTETNLLRKMYNIRNYVYDQLSYGIKPHIDSPDIALERGVGSCGEYVGVLLALSRLNGIACRTIGRYKCPPLPEQKNVPLQPDFNHVWLEFYVPGIGWLPMESNPDDVSDTGPYPSRFFMGLAWYHIEIGKGITFETFTSSGVKLEDISIGDLAINHIRFTILEELPGF, via the coding sequence ATGAATCCTGTGAACTCGGTTTCCCTCAGCAATGATACGTCAGGACGACGGAGAACAATTAGACCCATTGGTGCTGCTGCAATTGCTGGCATTACTTTTTTGGGGGATCGACTCCTGGCTATTGATACGGTAAAAGGGCATTTATTACAAATAGATCCCACTAACGACAATACAACGATTCTCAATACTCTCCAGGCAGCAGATTTTGTTGATGTAACTGGTTTGTGCCTATGGGAAGATACTTTATGGTTTGCACAAGGTGACACCGTTTACTTCTGTCCTAAGGGAGAATTTCAACTCAAATCTTTTGTAACTTTGCCTTATCAAGCTGATGGCGTTGCAGTTTGGGAGTCTACGGTTTATGTTACTTGCCAAAAAGCAGGCTATATTTTGATCTACGATCGCAATACCCGCAGGCAAATTACCAAATTCTACGCGCCAGGGGTAGGAATCGAAAATATTACTATTCGCGGCGAAGAAATTTGGGTTAGCGATATCACCGAACAAACGGTATATTGTCTCGACAGGGCAACCGGAGCAATTAAGTTTAGCGTTCTAACTCCTTTTGAACGTCCTACAGGTTTAGCTTTTCATACTAATTCTGAAACTAATGTATCGACGCTGTACATAGCTTACGCTGGAGAGGAAGCTTATATTCGAGATAATCCCAATGCTGACCCCTCCCACGAATTAACTTACCGCGATCGCACTTTTATCCATCCTCTCGATTTTCACTTCAATCCCCAAGGACGTTTTGCCCTTTCTAATGGCTATTTAATCGAAGCGTCTTATGTGGAAGAAATAGCACCCCTAGAGGAAGTTGATATTAAACAAGTAGAATGGCGCATTGCTTTACCATCAGAAAGCGATCGCCAAAAAGTTAGAAGTATTGAAAGCGTTGGCGTACCTTTTATTACTGAAGAAGTAAGCGGACAAAAAGTCGCAGTATTTAAGTTTGATAGTCTTAAACCCGGCGAACGACATATTTTTGGTTGGAAAGCTTTAATTGAAGTGCGTTCTATTAAGTATCGCCTTACGCCTAAAGATATCGAAAAAATCCCCGAATTAGACAAAGAAATGACTTTGCGTTATTTGGTAGATGATGATGATTTAGCAATGGATACACCAATCGTTACTCGTGCTGCCCGTGAAGCTATTGGTACAGAAACAAATCTGTTGCGGAAAATGTACAATATCCGCAATTACGTTTACGACCAACTTTCCTATGGTATTAAGCCTCATATTGATAGCCCAGATATCGCCTTAGAACGGGGCGTTGGTTCTTGTGGTGAGTACGTAGGGGTTTTACTTGCTTTATCGCGCTTAAATGGCATCGCTTGCCGCACTATTGGGCGTTATAAATGTCCTCCCTTACCGGAACAAAAAAACGTCCCTCTGCAACCAGATTTTAATCATGTGTGGTTAGAATTTTACGTGCCGGGAATTGGTTGGCTACCTATGGAATCAAACCCCGATGATGTCTCTGATACTGGCCCTTATCCATCACGGTTTTTTATGGGTTTAGCTTGGTATCATATTGAAATTGGTAAAGGGATTACTTTTGAAACTTTTACATCTTCTGGTGTCAAGTTAGAAGATATTTCAATTGGAGACTTGGCGATTAATCACATTCGGTTTACAATTCTTGAAGAATTGCCAGGTTTTTGA
- a CDS encoding cation-translocating P-type ATPase, whose product MSANSLPKEPSVWHNLEIDKTLQVLGSDRTLGLSSTEVQQRQERYGPNELQETAGRSPFVILIDQFKNIMLLMLIAVAVVSAILDLRSGSFPKDAIAISLIVILNGILGYLQESRAEKALAALKRLSSPLVRVLRDGRLSEVAAKELVPGDVMLLEAGVQLAADGRLLEESNLQVRESALTGEAHAVEKQAELQLPEDTSLGDRLNLVFQGTEIVQGRAKAIVTGTGMQTELGRIAALLQSVESEPTPLQKRMEQLGNVLVSGSLALVALVVGVGVLRAGWGAFEGLLEVSLSMAVAVVPEGLPAVITVTLALGTQRMVKRKALIRKLPAVETLGSVTTICSDKTGTLTQNKMVVQNAYTNHRAFKVTGEGYEPNGEFQIDGTKTNSQEYPELQALLVACALCNDSNLQQDQGQWIIIGDPTEGALLSLAGKAGVERDQWQARLPRVAEFPFSSERKRMSVICTVEPEVSSQALQNGLLEAQNYVMFTKGSPELTLERCDRIHTGEQIVPVSQEQRAQILTQNDQMASNGLRVLGFAYKPLANIPPDNSQETEEAGLVWLGLVGMLDAPRPEVRDAVAKCRQAGIRPIMITGDHQLTARAIAADLGIAQASDRVLIGQELERMSQEELEKEVDLVSIYARVSPEHKLRIVQALQKRGRFVAMTGDGVNDAPALKQADIGIAMGITGTDVSKEASDMVLLDDNFATIVAATEEGRVVYTNIRRFIKYILGSNIGEVITIAAAPILGLSGIPLSPLQILWMNLVTDGVPALALAVEPAEPNVMNRPPFNPRESIFARGLGSYMVRIGIVFAIITIALMVWAYGYTNAPGYPRDPNTWKTMVFTTLCIAQMGHAIAIRSNTQLTIELNPLSNPFLLAAVVVTTCLQLLLVYVPPLQQFFGTYYLSPFELAICFGFSALMFVWIEGEKLFVRLVKKKA is encoded by the coding sequence ATGTCTGCAAATTCTCTACCTAAAGAACCCTCCGTCTGGCACAACTTAGAAATTGACAAAACCTTACAAGTGCTGGGAAGCGATCGCACTCTAGGTTTAAGCTCTACTGAAGTACAGCAACGCCAAGAGCGATACGGCCCAAACGAGTTACAGGAGACTGCTGGACGCAGCCCATTTGTAATTTTGATTGATCAGTTCAAAAACATCATGTTGTTGATGTTGATTGCTGTAGCTGTGGTATCAGCAATTTTGGATCTTAGAAGCGGCAGTTTTCCCAAAGATGCGATCGCCATTTCTTTAATTGTGATTCTTAACGGTATTTTGGGCTACCTCCAAGAAAGCCGCGCCGAAAAAGCTCTAGCCGCCCTCAAACGCCTTTCCTCGCCCTTAGTGCGCGTTTTACGAGACGGTAGACTGAGCGAAGTTGCTGCTAAAGAATTAGTCCCAGGGGATGTAATGCTTTTAGAAGCAGGCGTACAATTAGCTGCCGACGGACGCTTACTCGAAGAATCTAATTTGCAAGTGCGGGAATCGGCTTTAACTGGAGAAGCTCACGCTGTTGAAAAGCAAGCCGAGTTGCAATTGCCTGAAGATACTTCATTAGGCGATCGCCTTAATTTAGTGTTTCAAGGCACTGAGATCGTCCAAGGACGCGCCAAAGCGATCGTTACGGGTACGGGAATGCAAACCGAACTGGGGCGCATTGCAGCGCTGTTGCAGTCGGTGGAAAGCGAACCTACGCCTTTGCAAAAGAGAATGGAACAACTAGGAAATGTCTTAGTTTCTGGCTCTTTAGCTTTAGTGGCTTTAGTAGTAGGAGTAGGCGTACTCCGCGCCGGATGGGGAGCTTTTGAAGGCTTGCTAGAAGTGTCTTTAAGTATGGCTGTAGCGGTAGTTCCTGAAGGCTTACCCGCCGTAATTACCGTTACGCTTGCTTTGGGAACGCAACGGATGGTAAAACGCAAAGCATTAATTCGTAAACTCCCCGCCGTAGAAACTCTTGGCAGCGTCACAACTATTTGCTCAGATAAAACTGGGACATTGACGCAAAATAAAATGGTGGTGCAAAATGCCTACACAAATCACCGCGCTTTTAAAGTTACTGGGGAAGGTTATGAACCCAATGGGGAGTTTCAAATCGATGGAACTAAAACTAATAGTCAAGAGTACCCAGAATTACAAGCATTGTTAGTTGCTTGCGCCCTTTGTAACGATTCAAACTTGCAACAAGACCAAGGACAATGGATTATTATCGGCGATCCCACTGAAGGCGCTTTACTATCTTTGGCGGGTAAAGCTGGAGTAGAAAGAGATCAATGGCAAGCTCGTTTACCCCGCGTCGCTGAATTTCCCTTTTCCTCCGAACGCAAGCGGATGAGCGTTATTTGTACGGTAGAACCAGAAGTTAGCAGCCAAGCATTACAAAATGGCTTATTAGAGGCACAAAACTATGTAATGTTTACAAAGGGTTCACCAGAATTAACTTTAGAAAGATGCGATCGCATTCACACAGGCGAACAAATTGTCCCCGTTAGCCAAGAACAAAGAGCGCAAATTTTAACCCAAAACGACCAAATGGCAAGTAACGGCTTGCGAGTCTTGGGTTTTGCTTACAAACCCCTTGCAAATATACCCCCAGACAACTCTCAAGAAACCGAAGAAGCTGGATTAGTTTGGCTAGGTTTAGTGGGAATGCTCGACGCACCACGTCCAGAAGTAAGAGATGCTGTAGCCAAGTGTCGCCAAGCGGGGATTCGTCCAATTATGATTACTGGAGATCACCAATTAACGGCTAGAGCGATCGCGGCGGATTTAGGAATTGCTCAAGCAAGCGATCGCGTTTTAATTGGGCAAGAATTGGAACGCATGAGCCAAGAGGAGTTAGAAAAAGAAGTAGATTTAGTTAGCATCTATGCCAGAGTTTCCCCGGAACACAAATTACGCATCGTCCAAGCCTTGCAAAAGCGGGGCAGATTCGTAGCTATGACGGGCGATGGAGTCAACGATGCCCCGGCACTCAAACAAGCCGATATCGGTATCGCTATGGGCATCACAGGTACAGATGTGAGTAAAGAAGCAAGCGACATGGTTTTGCTAGATGACAACTTTGCTACCATCGTCGCCGCAACCGAAGAAGGTAGAGTTGTTTACACCAATATTCGCCGCTTTATTAAGTACATTTTGGGTAGCAATATCGGGGAAGTAATTACGATCGCCGCCGCTCCAATTTTAGGACTAAGTGGGATTCCCTTAAGTCCATTACAAATTTTGTGGATGAACTTAGTTACTGATGGCGTACCAGCACTAGCTTTAGCTGTAGAACCCGCCGAACCAAACGTAATGAATCGTCCGCCTTTTAATCCACGCGAAAGCATTTTTGCTAGGGGATTAGGTTCTTATATGGTAAGAATTGGGATTGTCTTTGCAATCATCACCATTGCTTTAATGGTATGGGCTTACGGCTATACTAATGCTCCTGGTTATCCCCGCGATCCCAACACTTGGAAAACAATGGTATTTACTACTTTGTGTATTGCTCAAATGGGACACGCGATCGCCATTCGTTCCAATACCCAGCTAACAATAGAGCTAAATCCTCTATCTAATCCCTTTTTGCTAGCGGCGGTCGTAGTTACAACTTGCTTACAACTATTGCTAGTTTACGTCCCACCCTTACAGCAATTTTTTGGCACTTACTACCTATCTCCTTTTGAACTAGCTATTTGTTTCGGCTTTAGTGCTTTAATGTTTGTCTGGATTGAAGGCGAAAAATTGTTTGTGCGCTTGGTTAAAAAGAAAGCATAG